The genomic window AAAAATGAAGTCAAGGATACCTTCAAGAACCCATATTCAATTTTCTTAGAATGATAATTGAATTTCTTCTTGGTAAGAAAGCCTCTTCAACCTGAATTTcaaggctgagagaagttaaacgatttgcccaaagttacatgaGTAGTATTAGATGCAGGGATCTTTGACATCAAATactgtactctttccactatgcttaAGCATTCCAATTGGATTTAAAaagcacttaaaatattttttgagcacttctatatacataatatgcaGTTAATTATTGAGTGTTTGCTCAATGATAAGAAGCAAGGGCATTATCTGAACATTATAGTTTACTTTAGAATACTTTTTATGCTCACATTtgaatatgtacatatgaatatcCCAAAATTCACATCAAATAAACACCAGactgtgaaaactaaaaataactggAGTGGAAATAtagtttctccattttatttattctcttgcTCAACTCCTCTGTCACACCATTCATGATAGTAATAAAATGCTCATGCTATGTGAGTACAATGAGCCAGAGCAAAGTCACAGGTGGATAAAATACAAACGCTTTCTTTCATTTGTACACTTGATGTATGAggcataaagatttttttaaggagaaaaaatgaagttACAAAGCTGATTTTTAATTGTATCACTTTTCAAGATTTGCCAATATCTGCCTGCCAAATTATCCATGAGAATCTCTAATGAGAAGCGAGCACTGTTGTCAGCTGGAagcaaaatttctatttttacatgccatcagaaagagggaaaagaacccAAAACTTTCTTGTAGTTTGTATTATTATTTCATGAGGACAGTATAATGGCAAGTAATTGTAGGCAATTAGCTGAGAAATGTCTTATAATATTTAAGTAAGGATAATAAGCTTTCAAGTATATCCTAGAAAATAATGGACCAAAATTTGTTTGCAAATTTGTCCATGAGTACTACTTAACTACTGTTAACTACTTAACTAGtgacataaaatattattattaagcatCAGTGATCTACCTGGCAATCTCACAATGTTCTGAAAAGAACAGGAACACACTCTGTAATCCCCATTATAAGGAAGgttgagatagatagatgacttgagttcaggagttctgaggtGCAGTACACTAAACTAGTTAACTTTCATTACTAAGCCAGAAGCTGGGGTTGGGGGTGGCAGGAGGTGGGTACCAAACTTTCTAAGGAGACCCTAACCTGCCTAGGTCAAAAAGAGGGCAGGTTAAAATACTCAGTAATCAGTGGGATCAGGCATGGAAGTTAGATAATGCTGTTAATCAATCTTACCAATTGTATTGTTTTATGTTTCACACATGTTAACCGTTTTTAATAATAGCCTTTATTTCCATTCGATGTCTAAAGTTTGTGTAAACTGATAAAATTTAGAAGCATTAAAATGTGTCATAACCTACAATTATGTATTACCTAGCTTTCCACTTTAGATGCTACATATCTACTGCCGTAACTCAAACTCACAAACACTTCATGCCCTTATAATATCTATTTCACATAACTActttaataatagcatttttttttttacaaaaaaaaacacTACCATATTTGGTACATTTTAGCAAACTTAAAAGTTTAAATACATGTTGTCTGGAAAAAATTGCTTTtagtaagcatttttaaaatgcttttcataAATCATGCTTGGAAGccttcataaaattttttggccacattttacaaaacaattttttcaTCAGGTAGGTTTGCAGCTAGTAATCACTATTAcgtatatataaaaaatattttggagatatcaatatttgcatattttttctgGAATTATTGGTCTTTTGTTATATTTCCATATGTCCAGTTTAACATGAACTTTGACCTTAAATGAGCTATTGAATACATTTCTCCACCTCTACAAAAGTAATGATACAATTTGGAATCAACCTCACAATTGCATTAATAGAAGTAATATTCATGAGTCCCTGGGTAGAAGATATTGGTTGTATGAAAAGACATATAAGATCTAGAACAGTCATCAAGTATGAATTTATAATAACCTGAAAAgcaatttcagtcttttttcccaATATTTCTTTCTACAAGTCTTCAAGATGTCCTTATCATGAGTATATAAGTGTGATTTATAACTTCTCGGAAAATCATTTAGgccaactccctaattttataagtgagaaaactgaggcccagaaagactgGCTTTCCCCAGGATTAAACAGGTAGTCTCAATTCCAAGTCAAGTTTTTTAACACCAAATCTAGAGTTCTTTCctcaaattagttttttttttttatgccatATATGGCAAAATTTGTTCGTTTGATTCTTATGAAAACTGAAGCAGAAGTATGGAAATCATTCTTGTTTCTatcctcttaatttctttttaatatttgatcGGAAAGGaaaggtgattttaaaaaaagtagtcaTGGACTCGTACTTAACTATGTAACACAACCATTATGTACAACATGTATGCTCATGAACTTTGAGATGCAGTAACTGTACTTATTCTCCCTAAGTGATTTACTTGTATGTAGCTTCTCAAAAATACACCATCCACCTCACTATTCTAACTGTTCAATTATGCTTTTTGGTCAGTTTATGACATCTAGTTCaaaaattccaaaattcttgaataatagtaaaaataaactACACTCTGCTGCTAAAATAGGAATGTTATAAAAACTGCTTAACTTTCAATACCATTTCTTAAAACAAACTTATTTTGACCAAAAAATACTTTACATCTAAAATAAAGTGCTACAAAATACAATCAAAAAGTAACAGTTCCAAAAACCTTTATTAGTGtaccaaaattttattttctttaacttgTTTTATTCGAATGCCCCATAGGCAAAAATGCTTAAATGGTCAGGGTAAATAAATCAGTACCTAGCAGAAATAAGGCTGGAACCAAAAGATAAGGCAAGAATGGATTACTTTCCatgaaaataagtttttaaagaaaacaaagcttTAAGTTTAAAACACATATTTAAACCTTGCCTACATTCAACCTGGGCCTTTTAGAAAGAAGATGTCAATGACCAGGTTAACCAACTCAAAGAAGTGGTTACTTCAAGTCGCAAAGAGCCAAAACAAGGCAAGACTGAAGCCCTCCACAAAACTAGACCTAGAGGGGTGGAAGGAGAAGACTGTTCAGTCCTCAGGAGGCACAGCttggtttgtttggttgttttctgAATAACTTCACCTACATGCACAGGGCCCGTCTCCAGCCTCTGTGTCCCTGACTGTGTGGCTCCTGCACAGGCCTCCAGGCCTTGGTCCATCTCACTACGACAGACCTGTGCAGAAAGccagggggaggagggggtgggcAGACGAAGGACTCGTCCGAGGGTCCTTGCGCCGAGGCCCAGACAAGTGTGCGGAGCCTGGGGGCGGGGACAGGACTCCCCGCTCCACTCCAGTCAGAAAGGCGGCCCCGCCTCTTGCTCTCTCCGGCAGTGTAACTAGAGGAGAGGTGCGGGATCTGGAGCTCCGATCTCCAGCTGAAGCCGCcgttcttcctcctcctccgccTTCTGGGCCTGGGCCCGacgctgctgccgctgctgccactgctgttcCTGGTGTAGCTGCAGCAGGGCCCGGCGGTACATGGCCTCCAGCCTCTCGAGGCGGGCCCTCAGGGCCCGGGGGCTCCCAGGCTCCTCCAGGCCTTCCCCAGCTCTCGGCTCTCTCCGGTCCCCCACAATGCCCCGGGCGTGGCCGCGGGCTCCATGGGCGCCTCCTTTTTCCTCCTGCACCTCGGGCGCGCCgcgctcccctccccccgccgCGGCAGGGGCTGCCCGCAAGGGCTCCCGGGGCTGCTCTTCGTCCTGCAGCTGCAGCGCCTGCCGGAAGAGGCTGCGGTTCTCGCGCTTCAGCCGCCGGTTCTCGAGCCTCAGGCGCCCGTTCTCCTCGCGCAGCCGTGCGTTCTGCCGGTCCCGTTCATCGCGCGCGCGAATCGCCTCCTGATGGCTCGCGGCCAGGTCCGCGAACCGCTCCTCCAGCTGCTGCCGGGCGCCGCCCGCGCGGCCTCTCCAACCGCCACGGCAGCAGCAGCCGCCACCGCCGGCCCCTCCGTACACCCGGCCCAAGCGCTCCTGTCCGGGGCCGCAGCTACCCCCGCCACCGCCATCGCTGCCGTCGCCGCCGCAGCCCCAACGCCTGGCGGCGGCACCACGCATGCGCCACATCGGTCTAGTCCCCGACTGCCTCGCCCGCCAGCCCTGCGCGTGCAGCCGCTGGACACCCGGGAAAAAGCAGCGGCTGCGGCTGCCGCCGCCGCCCGGACGACGGAGGAAGAGGTGGCGGCGGCCTCGGCTTCTGGCTTTTGTCCAAGGGAGGCCGAGAGTTTGCACGGTCTAAGGCGTGTCCCCTCTCGTGTGGGGCGGCTACCCCCTTGGGCCGTAGGCAAGTTTGGGGACCCGTTCCCGGGCAGTACCCACCCGGAGTTGCCTGATGATCCCTGGCAGGGCTGCTGCTGGAGAAGGCGGCTGCCCTGGAAGGATTGGTTAAACCAGTCCGCCAAGGGAGCGAAGCCTTGGCATGGCAGGAAACCACCCAGACGAGTGCTTGCAACTAAGTTGCAAATACTCGGGATAaaccaaatacaaaaaaaaaaaaagaaaggaaagaaacctttgaaaaacaaaacacatagtAGAGGCAGGCTGATTAGGCATCCTGTCAAAGGCAGAGAAGCTGGGTGCCCCGCGCAGGCTGGCGTGGACCTGCAGGCCACAAGACTCATCTTCTCcagttccagtctggcctcagacactcggttgtgtgtccctgggcaagtcactcaacttttgtTTTTCTGACTCAACCCCAGAAAATATTGGAAAATCCCTGTGAGACATCTCCACCCTATGTTCATACTTAACTCCCCTGCAAATTCAtcataaaatgaaagaaggaaagctaTACAAAGGGTGAAAGAAAGTGGCAGAATCCTTAGATGTATACAAAGACGTACACACTCTGAAGGAACACCTTTACCCAAAGATTTATATAGGTCTTTAGTCACTTCTAATGTTAATGGTTATTGTTTTGTCTTGTCTTCCCTTGACTTGGCTCCTCCTGAAGTTTCAAATTGACCTCATTAGGTGTCTCAGATGCTACATTCCACCCAGCTTCTGCTTTGTCCTGGGTTCTAATGTATCCTTAACTGGTAGCACCCAGTTTTGTTTCCAGACCAGGCTGAAACCCTTTGATGACACTTATTTTTGGTCATTAAATTGCTGCTTTTAGCAGGTAATCAGgatttattaattatctgctgTGTTTAATAAAGGGAATaaaaaattaacaacaacaacaaaaaacttcaacaaaacaaaacagccccaattcccaaggaactcacagtccgATGTGGGTAGACAATAttcaaaaaactatttaaaagcaAGATATATGCAGGCAAAATTGGGAATAGCCTCA from Notamacropus eugenii isolate mMacEug1 chromosome 1, mMacEug1.pri_v2, whole genome shotgun sequence includes these protein-coding regions:
- the TUSC1 gene encoding tumor suppressor candidate gene 1 protein, encoding MWRMRGAAARRWGCGGDGSDGGGGGSCGPGQERLGRVYGGAGGGGCCCRGGWRGRAGGARQQLEERFADLAASHQEAIRARDERDRQNARLREENGRLRLENRRLKRENRSLFRQALQLQDEEQPREPLRAAPAAAGGGERGAPEVQEEKGGAHGARGHARGIVGDRREPRAGEGLEEPGSPRALRARLERLEAMYRRALLQLHQEQQWQQRQQRRAQAQKAEEEEERRLQLEIGAPDPAPLL